Part of the Candidatus Eisenbacteria bacterium genome, GGAGGAGGGGATCGTGAGAACCGCGCGCGCCGTGATCTTCGTCGCGATCCTTCTTCTCGCCGCCGCGCTCCTACTACGCGAGAGGGGCGGGCCGGCCGAGGAGCGGGCGCCTCTCTTTCGCGCGCGGGCGGAGACGGTCGATCGGCTCGCGATTCGGAACGACTCCCTCGATGGGGTCTTTCGAAAGGAGGGAGACGAGTGGCGGATCGAGCGGCCGGTCGAGGATCGAGCGGATCCGGTACGCATGGAGGCGATTCTTCGCGCGATCCTTGAGACGACAATCATCCGCGTCGTCGACGAAGCTCCGGAGGATCCGGCCCTCTACGGGCTCGATCCGCCGGCGGGGACGATCGCGGTCGCGGAGGAGACGGCGTCGATCGGCGCGCGGAACCCGACGGCGGACGGGGTCTATGTTCTCCGCCCGCACGCCCGCGCGGTTCTTCTCGCGGACAACGCGCTTCTCCCGGCCGCCACGC contains:
- a CDS encoding DUF4340 domain-containing protein yields the protein MRTARAVIFVAILLLAAALLLRERGGPAEERAPLFRARAETVDRLAIRNDSLDGVFRKEGDEWRIERPVEDRADPVRMEAILRAILETTIIRVVDEAPEDPALYGLDPPAGTIAVAEETASIGARNPTADGVYVLRPHARAVLLADNALLPAATLSLDRVRERVLLRFPVRTAERLVVRRGGETRTLRREVRNRWRIEELDVRA